One genomic window of Quercus lobata isolate SW786 chromosome 9, ValleyOak3.0 Primary Assembly, whole genome shotgun sequence includes the following:
- the LOC115962159 gene encoding RPM1-interacting protein 4-like isoform X2, whose translation MAQRSHVPKFGNWESEENVPYTAFFDKARKGRTSGGKMINPNDPQENPDILNYNSASTQGPTSRGRAEPAEPIRQGAGISSHERGTSREDGDLRQFTESPAHNDNLGTRATNESAYQRHGGRGVGPGEANRRASRPSTGSEHSIERSPLHRQARASARDSGVNSPSWEGKASYDSTHGTPGRSRMKPVTRGDETPEKGAAVPKFGEWDENNPASADGFTHIFNKVREERQSGVGSAPGPNGTPYANTRRQDAKDSVKSCCFPWGRK comes from the exons ATGGCA CAACGTTCACATGTACCAAAGTTTGGCAATTGGGAAAGTGAAGAGAATGTTCCTTACACAGCCTTTTTTGATAAGGCTCGCAAGGGTCGAACTTCTGGGGGCAAGATGATAAATCCAAATGACCCTCAAGAGAATCCTGATATACTTAATTATAATTCAGCATCAACTCAAGGTCCTACTTCCAGAGGCAGAGCCGAACCAGCGGAACCTATAAGACAGGGAGCAGGAATATCATCACATGAACGGGGCACAAGTAGGGAAGATGGTGACCTCAGGCAGTTCACTGAATCTCCAGCCCATAATGACAATTTGGGGACCAGAGCTACCAACGAGTCTGCTTATCAACGCCATGGAGGGCGTGGAGTTGGACCTGGTGAAGCCAATAGAAGAGCTTCAAGGCCTAGTACTGGATCTGAGCACAGTATTGAACGTTCACCACTCCATCGCCAGGCAAGGGCTTCAGCAAGAGATAGTGGGGTCAATTCACCCTCTTGGGAAGGAAAGGCTTCATATGATAGCACTCATGGTACTCCTGGAAGATCCCGAATGAAACCAGTGACTCGTGGCGATGAAACA CCTGAAAAAGGTGCTGCTGTTCCAAAATTTGGTGAGTGGGATGAGAATAACCCTGCATCAGCTGATGGTTTTactcatatttttaacaaagtgCGGGAGGAGAGGCAGAGTGGGGTAGGAAGTGCACCAGGGCCTAATGGGACACCTTACGCCAACACGCGGAGGCAAGATGCTAAAGACAGTGTTAAG AGTTGCTGCTTTCCATGGGGCAGAAAGTGA
- the LOC115962159 gene encoding RPM1-interacting protein 4-like isoform X1: protein MLNEQRSHVPKFGNWESEENVPYTAFFDKARKGRTSGGKMINPNDPQENPDILNYNSASTQGPTSRGRAEPAEPIRQGAGISSHERGTSREDGDLRQFTESPAHNDNLGTRATNESAYQRHGGRGVGPGEANRRASRPSTGSEHSIERSPLHRQARASARDSGVNSPSWEGKASYDSTHGTPGRSRMKPVTRGDETPEKGAAVPKFGEWDENNPASADGFTHIFNKVREERQSGVGSAPGPNGTPYANTRRQDAKDSVKSCCFPWGRK, encoded by the exons ATGTTGAATGAG CAACGTTCACATGTACCAAAGTTTGGCAATTGGGAAAGTGAAGAGAATGTTCCTTACACAGCCTTTTTTGATAAGGCTCGCAAGGGTCGAACTTCTGGGGGCAAGATGATAAATCCAAATGACCCTCAAGAGAATCCTGATATACTTAATTATAATTCAGCATCAACTCAAGGTCCTACTTCCAGAGGCAGAGCCGAACCAGCGGAACCTATAAGACAGGGAGCAGGAATATCATCACATGAACGGGGCACAAGTAGGGAAGATGGTGACCTCAGGCAGTTCACTGAATCTCCAGCCCATAATGACAATTTGGGGACCAGAGCTACCAACGAGTCTGCTTATCAACGCCATGGAGGGCGTGGAGTTGGACCTGGTGAAGCCAATAGAAGAGCTTCAAGGCCTAGTACTGGATCTGAGCACAGTATTGAACGTTCACCACTCCATCGCCAGGCAAGGGCTTCAGCAAGAGATAGTGGGGTCAATTCACCCTCTTGGGAAGGAAAGGCTTCATATGATAGCACTCATGGTACTCCTGGAAGATCCCGAATGAAACCAGTGACTCGTGGCGATGAAACA CCTGAAAAAGGTGCTGCTGTTCCAAAATTTGGTGAGTGGGATGAGAATAACCCTGCATCAGCTGATGGTTTTactcatatttttaacaaagtgCGGGAGGAGAGGCAGAGTGGGGTAGGAAGTGCACCAGGGCCTAATGGGACACCTTACGCCAACACGCGGAGGCAAGATGCTAAAGACAGTGTTAAG AGTTGCTGCTTTCCATGGGGCAGAAAGTGA
- the LOC115961982 gene encoding uncharacterized protein LOC115961982, giving the protein MSCIVWNCRGLGNPLAVQELVDLVQAKAPSVVFLAETLADEARLDYVKDRIRFDKKFFVQRVTRGGGLVLYWKNDIEVEVESSSLNHIDAVINKSSGKAWQFTGFYGNPENHRRSESWDLLHQLHGRNSLPWLCTGDFNEIVKQSEKSGGRLRPQNQIKRKKIFRFEEVWLSDKGCGDTVESVWLATYEGNEDTRVIKKIEVCGAELNKWSRDHFGNIKRDLEKKRKELAKAKRVAVQGGGSDKMWQIKKEVNALMDKEERLWRQRSRTLYLKDGDRNTKFFHCRATQRKRKNFIPGIAESFLKYFSELFTSSNPDPLVGELESIPQVVTEEMNTILIGDFQAWEVEVALKQMAPLKAPGPDGMPPLFYQNFWNLVSSDVTSTVLLFLNQGTLPNSLNHTFITLIPKKKNLEFMTEYRPISLCNVLYKIFSKVLANRLKRVLPHIISEHQSSFLKGRLITDNILVAFETLHYMKNHNSGKSGFMALKLDMSKAYDRVEWSFLRDIMKQMGFSDKWIALVMECVTTVSYSLLVNGEPQGNIKPSRGIRQGDPLSPYLFLLCFEGLHRLIQRAANLGEIQGVSICRNGPKLTHLLFADDSLLFCRATKQDCRKVLEILSSYEKVSGQKLNREKTSLFFSKSTASDMQNYIMAEFGVAEVKHYEEYLGLPTLVGRNKRASFDKLKQRVWKRLQGWEGKLLSQAGREVLIKSVIQSIPTFTMSCFKLPVTLCQEFESLTRKFWWGQRGERRKIHWVRWGELCKHKEVGGMGFKDLTMFNDAMLAKLAWRLLNDDKSLFYRVFKARFFPNGTLLDAKESTSASYAWKSILKGRDVISRGALWRVGDGKQIRIWGDNWLPIKNNAKITSPVLYGQENSCVAALIDQPTKQWRTDVIDHVFSNDDAEAIKSIPLSSSQQQDTLIWPFTPSGQYSVKSGYRFLYERENTNQVAAVNPGFWRNIWSLEVPSKVAWMVDPQWSWLATMNGKTAMEIFERAFNENRDPSLLAFMTWSIWNRRNKIRLSEVAYPVHHIDQLSKEKKAEFQNLHPIRLKQQEVMHTKWKLPDLGAFKVNYDGATFAGTGIAGIGVVIRNFEGAVLASLSQQIHQPTTVAQVETLAARRAVEFALEISVTSAVFEGDSDTISKELNNPEQSLALHGHLIEDVKVLTSFFNSFSFIHVRRQGNKVAHALARWAINSPSLTVWMEEVPSDISHVVQADLATNIQ; this is encoded by the exons ATGAGTTGCATAGTGTGGAACTGcagggggcttgggaaccctctCGCAGTTCAAGAGCTTGTGGATTTGGTGCAAGCAAAAGCCCCCTCTGTCGTGTTTTTGGCCGAGACACTGGCAGATGAAGCTAGGCTAGATTACGTGAAAGACAGAATTCGTtttgataagaaattttttgtcCAGAGAGTAACTAGAGGCGGAGGTTTGGTGTTGTATTGGAAGAATGACATAGAAGTTGAAGTTGAATCATCTTCACTGAACCACATAGATGCTGTCATAAACAAAAGTTCGGGCAAAGCCTGGCAGTTTACCGGTTTTTATGGCAATCCCGAAAATCATAGAAGGAGTGAATCTTGGGATTTACTTCATCAGTTGCATGGTAGAAACTCCCTTCCGTGGTTATGTACAGGAGACTTTAATGAGATTGTTAAACAATCGGAGAAGTCAGGGGGACGATTAAGACCTCAAAATCAGAT caaaagaaaaaagatattccGTTTTGAAGAAGTTTGGCTGTCAGATAAAGGTTGTGGGGATACGGTTGAGAGTGTATGGTTAGCTACTTATGAAGGGAATGAAGACACAAGGGTGATTAAGAAAATTGAAGTTTGTGGGGCTGAATTGAACAAGTGGAGTCGTGACCACTTTGGGAATATAAAAAgagatttggaaaaaaaaagaaaagagttagCTAAAGCAAAGCGTGTGGCTGTTCAGGGGGGTGGTTCAGACAAGATGtggcaaataaaaaaagaagttaatgCTCTTATGGATAAGGAGGAACGGCTATGGAGACAAAGATCCCGAACTTTGTACTTAAAAGATGGTGACCGTAACACTAAGTTTTTTCACTGCCGTGCAACTCAAAGGAAGCGGAAAAACTTTATCCCTGGT ATTGCAGAGTCTTTTCTGAAGTATTTTTCTGAGTTGTTTACCTCTTCAAATCCCGATCCCTTAGTAGGAGAGTTGGAGTCTATTCCTCAGGTGGTGACTGAGGAGATGAATACCATTTTAATAGGTGATTTTCAAGCTTGGGAAGTTGAGGTTGCTTTGAAACAAATGGCCCCATTAAAAGCCCCTGGTCCTGACGGAATGCCTCCGCTTTTCTACCAAAACTTCTGGAATTTGGTAAGCTCTGATGTTACTAGTACTGTGTTGCTTTTTTTGAACCAAGGTACTTTGCCTAATTCTCTAAATCACACTTTTATTACTTTAATCCCCAAGAAAAAGAACCTGGAGTTTATGACTGAATATAGACCCATTAGTCTTTGCAATGTACTTTACaagattttttcaaaagtattAGCAAATAGATTGAAGAGAGTCCTTCCTCACATTATTTCAGAACATCAAAGTTCTTTTTTGAAAGGTCGTTTGATAACTGATAATATATTAGTGGCTTTTGAGACTCTTCATTACATGAAAAATCATAACTCTGGAAAATCAGGTTTTATGGCGCTCAAGTTAGATATGAGCAAAGCCTATGATCGGGTTGAGTGGTCTTTTCTTAGAGACATTATGAAGCAAATGGGTTTTAGTGATAAGTGGATAGCCCTAGTCATGGAATGTGTCACAACTGTCTCATATTCACTCTTGGTAAATGGGGAGCCCCAAGGCAATATCAAACCTAGTAGAGGTATTCGCCAAGGGGATCCACTTTCACCATACCTCTTTCTTTTATGCTTTGAGGGGCTGCATAGACTTATCCAGAGAGCAGCAAATTTGGGTGAGATCCAAGGAGTTTCCATATGTCGTAATGGTCCTAAGCTAACACACTTGCTATTTGCAGACGATAGCCTTTTATTTTGCAGAGCTACTAAGCAAGATTGCCGAAAGGTGCTGGAGATTCTCTCTTCTTATGAGAAGGTTTCGGGgcaaaaattaaatagagagaagacttctctctttttcagcaaaTCAACGGCTAGTGATATGCAAAATTATATTATGGCTGAATTTGGGGTAGCCGAAGTGAAGCATTATGAGGAATATCTTGGGTTGCCAACATTGGTGGGAAGGAATAAAAGGGCAAGCTTTGACAAGTTGAAACAACGAGTTTGGAAGAGACTCCAAGGGTGGGAAGGGAAGTTGTTGTCTCAAGCCGGTAGAGAAGTCCTTATAAAATCGGTCATCCAATCAATCCCAACTTTTACCATGAGCTGTTTCAAGCTTCCGGTTACTTTGTGTCAAGAGTTTGAATCACTCAccagaaaattttggtggggacaaagggGGGAGAGAAGAAAAATCCATTGGGTGAGATGGGGGGAGTTGTGTAAGCACAAGGAAGTAGGTGGTATGGGTTTTAAGGATTTAACAATGTTCAACGACGCAATGCTTGCCAAGTTAGCTTGGCGACTCCTTAATGACGATAAGTCTCTCTTTTATAGAGTCTTTAAAGCTCGGTTTTTTCCTAATGGTACACTCCTTGATGCTAAAGAATCAACCTCAGCATCCTATGCGTGGAAAAGTATTCTAAAAGGGAGAGATGTGATTTCTAGAGGGGCTCTTTGGAGAGTTGGGGATGGCAAACAGATCAGAATTTGGGGGGATAACTGGTTGCCTATTAAAAACAATGCCAAAATCACCTCACCAGTATTGTATGGGCAGGAGAATTCATGCGTAGCAGCTTTGATTGATCAGCCAACCAAACAATGGAGAACTGACGTGATTGATCATGTCTTCAGTAATGATGATGCAGAAGCAATTAAGAGCATCCCTCTCAGTTCATCGCAGCAACAAGACACTCTCATTTGGCCATTTACGCCTTCAGGGCAATATTCAGTCAAGTCGGGATATCGGTTTCTATATGAAAGGGAGAATACGAATCAGGTGGCAGCTGTAAATCCTGGTTTTTGGAGAAACATATGGAGTTTGGAAGTCCCTAGCAAG GTTGCTTGGATGGTGGATCCTCAATGGAGCTGGCTGGCAACGATGAATGGGAAAACAGCAATGGAGATCTTCGAGCGTGCATTCAATGAAAATAGAGATCCATCACTACTAGCTTTCATGACTTGGTCTATATGGAACAGACGGAACAAGATCCGACTGAGCGAAGTAGCATATCCAGTACATCACATCGACCAGCTGTCAAAAGAGAAGAAAGCTGAGTTCCAAAATCTCCACCCTATCAGACTGAAACAACAAGAGGTGATGCACACGAAGTGGAAACTGCCAGACCTGGGAGCTTTTAAGGTGAACTACGACGGTGCAACATTCGCAGGAACAGGGATAGCTGGTATTGGAGTGGTTATCCGCAACTTTGAAGGAGCGGTTTTGGCCTCTCTGTCGCAACAAATCCATCAACCAACTACTGTGGCACAGGTGGAAACACTTGCAGCAAGACGAGCAGTTGAATTTGCTTTAGAGATTAGTGTTACCTCAGCCGTTTTCGAAGGGGACTCAGACACAATCTCAAAGGAACTAAACAACCCTGAACAATCTTTAGCACTCCATGGACATTTGATTGAAGATGTTAAAGTCTTAActtcttttttcaatagtttcaGTTTTATTCATGTACGCCGACAAGGCAATAAGGTCGCTCATGCATTGGCTAGGTGGGCTATTAACTCGCCCTCTTTAACTGTCTGGATGGAAGAAGTACCATCAGACATTTCACATGTAGTTCAGGCTGATTTAGCCACAAATATCCAATAA
- the LOC115961981 gene encoding uncharacterized protein LOC115961981 has protein sequence MEDLSRQWNCLSLSEREGDDISFNRDRCRQEFIIAALFLTRHALNMDAVGRTFKPLWRSQNGFKISNEGGHKVLFVFDKEEEVERIMSTGPWSFDESLVVLQRYERHVALDDLNFDKVAFWVQVHNIPISYRTRSVAEDICEAIGVVDRSPDTSECECGNYIRVRVTIDVFQPLCRGRIIKLEDNDKVWVTFKYERLPNICYWCGCLDHGDKECDLWIQSKGTLQKSSQQFGSWLRATSSGPSKGNVVRVSGFYEDRKENLSSRWRRTEK, from the coding sequence ATGGAGGATCTATCAAGACAGTGGAATTGCCTATCCCTCTCCGAAAGGGAAGGGGATGATATAAGTTTTAACAGAGATCGATGCCGGCAAGAGTTCATCATTGCAGCGTTGTTCCTAACTAGGCATGCACTCAACATGGATGCAGTAGGCAGAACCTTCAAACCTCTTTGGAGATCTCAAAATGGTTTTAAGATTTCTAATGAAGGGGGTCACAaggttctttttgtttttgacaaGGAAGAGGAAGTGGAGAGAATTATGTCTACTGGGCCGTGGAGTTTTGATGAGTCCCTTGTAGTGTTACAGCGGTATGAGAGGCACGTTGCATTGGATGATTTGAATTTCGACAAGGTCGCTTTTTGGGTGCAGGTCCATAATATCCCCATTAGCTATAGAACCAGATCAGTAGCGGAAGATATTTGTGAAGCTATTGGGGTGGTGGATCGCTCACCAGATACTTCAGAGTGTGAGTGTGGAAATTACATTCGGGTAAGGGTTACCATTGATGTCTTTCAGCCTCTCTGTCGAGGTAGAATAATAAAGCTAGAGGACAATGACAAGGTTTGGGTTACGTTCAAATACGAGCGGCTCCCTAATATCTGTTATTGGTGTGGCTGTCTTGACCATGGAGACAAGGAGTGTGATTTGTGGATTCAAAGCAAAGGTACCCTCCAAAAATCCTCTCAACAATTTGGATCGTGGCTAAGGGCAACCTCGTCGGGGCCATCTAAAGGTAATGTCGTTCGAGTTTCAGGGTTTTATGAGGACAGGAAAGAAAATTTATCTTCCCGCTGGCGGAGGACTGAGAAGTAG